The region GGTAAATTAAAGGAGATGGCTTTCGGGGCCATTATCTTTGATGAGGCGCAGGCCATCAAGAATATAGTGGCAGGCACCACCGGGGCGGTCCGACAGTTGAAGGGCTGGTTTAAACTGGCCCTTACGGGCACGCCCGTGGAAAATCATATGGGAGAGTATTTCTCGATCATGGACCTCGTCCTCCCCGGCCTGCTTGGAGACTACCGGGAGTTTCAGGGAAAAGCGAAGCATGAGATGGCCACCTTTCTTCCCGCGGTCGCCGAAAAGAGCAAGCCCTTCATATTGCGCAGGACAAAGGAGCGGATACTGAAAGAGCTTCCGCCGAAGATCGAGAATGACGTATTCCTCGAGCTTACGGAGCGTCAAAAGAAATTCTATACCCGCACCGTGGATGAAGTGAGATCCACCATTGATAATGCCTACAATAAAAATACGGCGGCTCAGGCCAAAATAATTGCCCTGACCGCCATTATGAAGCTCCGCCAGATATGTCTCACCCCTCAGCTTCTCATTACCGATCAAATTGAAGTATCGCCGAAAATAGAATTCCTGAGGGATAAACTGGAGCAGTTATGCAGTGAATCCCACAGCTCCCTGGTTTTCTCCCAATTTACCTCTTTTCTCGATCTTGTGGAAAAAGAATTGAGGTCGAGGGAATTCCGGATTTTCAGGCTCGACGGTTCCACGCCGGTAATGAAGAGAAGGGAGATCGTAGAGGGCTTTCAAGGCTGCGAATCGCCCGCCGTATTTCTTCTGAGCCTCAAGGCGGGTGGACAGGGATTGAACCTCACAAGGGCCTCCTATGTCTTCCATTTGGATCCATGGTGGAACCCGGCCGTGGAAAATCAGGCGTCGGACCGGTCACACAGGATCGGCCAGAAGAAAAAAGTGATAGTCACACGACTGCTCATGCGTCATACGGTGGAAGAAAAGATGATGGCCCTGAAGCAGAGAAAGCTGGGCCTCTATCGCGCGCTTATGAATACCCCTGAGGAAAGCGCCGGAAAATCGATCACGAGAGAAGACTTCAACTTCCTCCTGGGGCTGGGGAGTTAGGAGCCGAATCTATCTGTTTTATCAGGTGTGCGAGGGGCAGCAGGCTTCCCACAACGAAATCCGCCTCTTTCTCGAATCCTGGCGACCCGTATCCATGGGTGACTGCGATGGTCTTTACGGAAGCGGCTTTACCCGCCCATATATCGACCTCGCTGTCTCCGACCATTATCGTCTCTTTCGGTGAAGCTGCGAGAGCGGAAAGGACATGGAAGAGGGGCGCAGGGGAGGGTTTCCTTTCGGGAATGGTATCGGCGCCGACCAATATATTAAAATAACCGGAAAGCCCGAAGTGCGTGAGAAGGGCCCGGGACAGGGCTTCCGATTTGTTTGAGATCAGCGCCTTTTTGAAAGAGGCCAATTGTTCGAGCATCTCTTTTGCCCCCGGGTAAAGAGTGGTCCTTCCGGCGAGGTGCGAGGCATAAGCTTCCGTGTAGCGTGCGACAATGGGACCGGGGTCAAGGGAAGCGCCATATTTCTTCAGGACCCTCTGCACAAGCTTGAGGGCGCCCTCGCCG is a window of Syntrophorhabdaceae bacterium DNA encoding:
- a CDS encoding DEAD/DEAH box helicase, which gives rise to LRKRGITVRLAPGDEELVTRLTQFDKLEKKPVPETLVGELRPYQHEGYSWLSFLYEHKFGACLADDMGLGKTLQALALLAAIKEGKISCGPGAKRPSLVVMPPSLLFNWEQEIERFCPGLKVYVYRGKDRSSTLEGYDVVLTSYGLVRRDIGKLKEMAFGAIIFDEAQAIKNIVAGTTGAVRQLKGWFKLALTGTPVENHMGEYFSIMDLVLPGLLGDYREFQGKAKHEMATFLPAVAEKSKPFILRRTKERILKELPPKIENDVFLELTERQKKFYTRTVDEVRSTIDNAYNKNTAAQAKIIALTAIMKLRQICLTPQLLITDQIEVSPKIEFLRDKLEQLCSESHSSLVFSQFTSFLDLVEKELRSREFRIFRLDGSTPVMKRREIVEGFQGCESPAVFLLSLKAGGQGLNLTRASYVFHLDPWWNPAVENQASDRSHRIGQKKKVIVTRLLMRHTVEEKMMALKQRKLGLYRALMNTPEESAGKSITREDFNFLLGLGS
- a CDS encoding HAD-IA family hydrolase, producing the protein MGLIIFDLDGTLIDSLEDITGALNEALESFRLPPLKVPEVAPMIGEGALKLVQRVLKKYGASLDPGPIVARYTEAYASHLAGRTTLYPGAKEMLEQLASFKKALISNKSEALSRALLTHFGLSGYFNILVGADTIPERKPSPAPLFHVLSALAASPKETIMVGDSEVDIWAGKAASVKTIAVTHGYGSPGFEKEADFVVGSLLPLAHLIKQIDSAPNSPAPGGS